A genomic segment from Natronorubrum tibetense GA33 encodes:
- a CDS encoding DUF7512 family protein produces the protein MIESAALSPPVQAMLLVGVILVQAVALYAGYGILERVATPLIDTITDAR, from the coding sequence ATGATCGAATCCGCAGCCCTCTCTCCACCGGTACAGGCGATGCTCCTCGTGGGTGTCATCCTCGTCCAGGCGGTTGCCCTCTACGCTGGCTACGGCATCCTCGAGCGAGTCGCAACGCCACTGATCGACACGATCACGGACGCACGATAG
- a CDS encoding SHOCT domain-containing protein, whose protein sequence is MADDNTLLRIVLLVVALAVLVPLLMMAVAWPMMGMWGGGHMWNGGTWNGPTGTGMWLIGWLPLLLLLVVGYLVYKAAARSAPTEEDPALEELRLAYARGDLSDEEFEQRRERLQRDE, encoded by the coding sequence ATGGCTGATGATAATACACTGCTTCGAATCGTGCTGCTCGTCGTTGCACTCGCCGTACTCGTACCGCTCCTGATGATGGCCGTCGCCTGGCCGATGATGGGTATGTGGGGTGGTGGCCACATGTGGAACGGCGGCACGTGGAACGGTCCAACCGGGACGGGAATGTGGTTGATAGGCTGGCTCCCCCTCCTGTTGCTCCTCGTCGTCGGCTATCTGGTATACAAGGCGGCCGCGCGCTCGGCCCCGACCGAAGAAGACCCGGCACTCGAGGAACTCCGACTGGCCTACGCTCGCGGTGATCTCTCCGACGAGGAGTTCGAACAACGGCGCGAGCGCCTACAGCGGGACGAATGA
- a CDS encoding universal stress protein — MKAVLATDLSAASEATIENETCLKCLGRIGIEEMHLVTVIPSNVHRGMPGIDFETRRRKAIRKYERVIEDAGFDVETHVVRGTPHRRITGLAETIGASLTVVGSRGKSPLENRVIGSTARNLARTTETPLLVNRIERAADDPAVVRQHLFQRMLYATDFSENAERAFEAFSYLRHATQEATLVHVETPKDPGLSNDEDPEAQLGELADQLEAWSIETRTEVRQGDPADEILAAEESHNPTTILIGSRGHSRLRRLLLGSVSEDIVARANGNVMLVPPSRA; from the coding sequence ATGAAAGCGGTACTCGCCACTGACCTCTCGGCCGCCAGCGAGGCGACCATCGAGAACGAGACCTGTCTCAAGTGTCTCGGACGGATTGGGATCGAAGAAATGCATCTCGTGACGGTTATCCCGTCGAACGTCCACAGAGGAATGCCCGGTATCGACTTCGAGACCCGGCGACGGAAAGCGATCAGGAAATACGAACGGGTCATCGAAGACGCCGGATTCGACGTCGAAACGCACGTCGTCCGCGGGACGCCCCACCGACGTATTACCGGACTGGCCGAGACGATCGGAGCGAGTCTCACGGTCGTGGGCTCGCGCGGGAAGAGTCCGCTCGAGAACCGCGTCATCGGTTCAACGGCGCGCAACCTCGCCCGGACGACCGAGACGCCGCTGCTCGTCAACCGCATCGAGCGAGCGGCCGACGACCCGGCTGTCGTCAGACAGCATCTCTTCCAGCGGATGCTGTACGCGACGGACTTCTCGGAGAACGCCGAGCGCGCGTTCGAGGCGTTTTCGTACCTGCGTCACGCGACCCAGGAAGCGACGCTCGTCCACGTCGAGACGCCGAAGGATCCGGGACTCTCGAACGACGAGGATCCAGAAGCACAGCTGGGTGAACTGGCCGACCAACTCGAGGCGTGGAGTATCGAGACCCGGACCGAGGTCCGGCAGGGAGACCCCGCCGACGAGATTCTCGCTGCGGAAGAATCCCACAATCCGACGACGATCCTCATCGGCTCGCGCGGCCACAGCCGGCTCCGCCGATTGTTGCTCGGCAGCGTCTCCGAGGATATCGTCGCTCGAGCGAACGGGAACGTGATGCTCGTCCCGCCGTCCCGAGCGTGA
- the trxA gene encoding thioredoxin, giving the protein MTDSLDEEREQIREQKKRELQQRLENGGELGGADDGDSMATPSEPIEIDGQAHLNDIVNEHDIVLVDCYADWCGPCQMLEPTIESLAAETDAAVAKVDVDAHQRLAQQLGAQGVPTLVLYADGQPVERTVGAQSKGQLEELIERHSGSS; this is encoded by the coding sequence ATGACAGACTCACTCGACGAGGAACGAGAGCAGATCCGCGAGCAGAAGAAACGAGAACTCCAGCAGCGCCTCGAGAACGGCGGCGAACTGGGCGGGGCCGACGATGGTGACAGTATGGCGACACCGTCCGAACCGATCGAAATCGATGGGCAGGCACACCTGAATGACATCGTCAACGAGCACGACATCGTGCTCGTCGACTGTTATGCCGACTGGTGTGGCCCTTGCCAGATGCTCGAGCCGACGATCGAGTCGCTGGCAGCCGAGACCGACGCCGCGGTCGCAAAAGTCGATGTCGACGCCCATCAGCGTCTGGCACAGCAACTCGGCGCCCAGGGTGTGCCGACGCTCGTACTGTACGCCGACGGCCAACCGGTCGAGCGGACGGTCGGAGCGCAAAGCAAGGGCCAACTCGAGGAGTTGATCGAACGACACAGCGGTTCCAGCTAG
- a CDS encoding YeeE/YedE family protein has protein sequence MVTELFAPALYESLFPVGISRYVVGGLLVGLGAVVIYLGTGIAAGASTFLESTLSYVSDQSRFQRYRSSRDWRVVFTLGIIAGAFAYALTFQSGLVSSGLYEAGATGELYDVGGVTLWLTDVQPWRLFLGGILVGIGTRIGKGCTSGHGVCGVGSASKTSIVGVMTFLAVAIGTAQIVMALGVSP, from the coding sequence ATGGTCACTGAACTCTTCGCTCCGGCGCTGTACGAATCGCTGTTTCCCGTGGGGATCAGCCGCTACGTCGTCGGCGGGCTGCTCGTCGGCCTCGGGGCCGTCGTTATCTACCTCGGAACCGGCATCGCGGCCGGCGCGAGCACGTTCCTCGAGTCGACGCTGTCGTACGTCTCCGACCAGTCGCGGTTCCAGCGCTACCGGAGTTCACGGGACTGGCGGGTCGTCTTCACACTCGGGATCATCGCCGGCGCGTTCGCCTACGCGCTGACGTTTCAGTCCGGACTGGTCTCGAGCGGGCTCTACGAGGCCGGGGCGACCGGCGAGTTGTACGATGTCGGCGGTGTCACACTCTGGCTGACCGACGTCCAGCCCTGGCGGCTGTTCCTGGGCGGCATTCTCGTCGGGATAGGCACCCGGATCGGCAAGGGCTGTACCTCGGGCCACGGCGTCTGTGGCGTCGGCTCGGCCTCGAAGACGTCGATCGTCGGCGTGATGACGTTCCTCGCCGTGGCGATCGGAACGGCCCAGATCGTGATGGCACTGGGGGTGAGTCCGTGA
- a CDS encoding DsrE/DsrF/DrsH-like family protein encodes MSTDNPPSSVDADGESEFDAAEVQALRERVEELEASMAELDDGDDQQKLTIVATQGSFDMAYPPLILASTAAAFGWDVVVFHTFWGLDILHEEKSRDLKLSAVGNPNMPMPNALAALPGMDAMATRMMQKRIDENGTASIEELIELSLETGVDLQACQMTIELMEYDEDDFYDGVTTGVGAATALQHMAESDVQLLV; translated from the coding sequence ATGAGCACGGACAACCCCCCATCGTCGGTCGACGCCGACGGCGAGAGCGAGTTCGATGCCGCCGAGGTTCAGGCGCTTCGCGAGCGCGTCGAGGAACTCGAGGCGTCGATGGCCGAACTGGACGACGGCGACGACCAACAGAAGCTGACGATCGTCGCCACCCAGGGGAGTTTCGACATGGCGTATCCGCCGTTGATCCTCGCGAGTACAGCCGCAGCCTTCGGCTGGGACGTCGTCGTCTTCCACACGTTCTGGGGACTCGACATTCTCCACGAGGAGAAATCCCGGGACCTCAAGCTCAGCGCCGTCGGGAATCCCAACATGCCGATGCCGAACGCGCTCGCCGCGCTCCCCGGAATGGACGCGATGGCGACGCGGATGATGCAAAAGCGGATCGATGAGAACGGCACCGCCAGTATCGAGGAACTGATCGAACTCTCGCTGGAGACCGGCGTCGACCTGCAGGCCTGTCAGATGACGATCGAGTTGATGGAGTACGACGAAGACGACTTCTACGACGGTGTGACGACGGGTGTGGGCGCGGCGACCGCGCTACAGCACATGGCCGAATCCGACGTTCAGCTCCTCGTGTAA
- a CDS encoding heavy metal translocating P-type ATPase has translation METPSDSVSLAEDQPTALTDRLDIQRQAVFVVLTFLGMTSGLLGSWFGAPPTVVWISYTVAYVFGGWYGIKESLAAVREPAVEIDLLMIIAALGALYIGAPFEGAMLLFLFSLSGVLEEYAIGRSRTAIKSLVGMRPESAQVLRDGTETTTPIDDVEVGDVFVVRPGERLPLDGVVASGQSTVDQSSLTGESVPVTKDPGDEVFSGTINETGSLEVRVTREATESAISRLITMVEEAQEKRAPTQQLIDRFEQPYVLGVFAMTAVAIALPIALLNHSFEPTFYRAMTLMVAASPCAVIISTPAAVLSAISAGGRQGVLFKGGEHIETAGNVDAIAFDKTGTLTEGNTRLTDVGARGDALSTDGGAVGSDLHADSALENNSLADDRLLAIAAAVQSRSEHHLGEATVEAAQERSLEVPDASDFEAVVGKGVHATVEGQTIHIGNPRYVETVLGDRQIDGRETGLDAVHDLEENGKTSVLVVSETDEGLRVLGWLAFTDTIRPDATEMIEQLRERGVEQIVMLTGDNVRVAEYIADELGIDEVYAELLPEEKVDHIEALQECHEAVAMVGDGVNDAPALATADISVGMGGAGTDVALETADIVLMSDKLDRLPYAFALSKETRRTLYINFSIAFGAIAIMIVAILTAGIPLPVAVVGHEGSTVLVSLIGLRLLRFDD, from the coding sequence ATGGAGACGCCATCGGATTCCGTGTCGCTTGCCGAAGACCAGCCGACAGCGCTGACAGACCGGCTGGACATTCAGCGGCAAGCGGTGTTCGTCGTCCTGACGTTCCTCGGGATGACGAGTGGACTTCTCGGAAGCTGGTTCGGTGCACCCCCGACCGTCGTCTGGATCAGCTATACGGTCGCCTACGTGTTCGGTGGCTGGTATGGGATCAAAGAGAGTCTCGCCGCGGTACGAGAGCCGGCAGTAGAGATCGATCTGCTGATGATTATCGCCGCACTCGGTGCGCTCTACATCGGCGCCCCGTTCGAAGGAGCGATGTTGCTGTTCCTGTTCTCGCTGTCAGGCGTCCTCGAGGAGTACGCGATCGGCCGCTCCCGAACCGCGATCAAGTCGCTGGTAGGCATGCGCCCGGAGTCGGCGCAGGTTCTTCGCGACGGGACGGAAACGACGACGCCGATCGACGACGTCGAGGTCGGCGACGTGTTCGTCGTTCGGCCCGGCGAACGGCTGCCCTTGGATGGCGTCGTCGCGTCCGGCCAGAGTACGGTCGATCAATCGTCGCTCACCGGCGAGTCCGTTCCCGTGACGAAAGACCCCGGCGACGAGGTGTTCAGCGGGACGATCAACGAGACGGGCAGCCTCGAGGTACGAGTCACTCGAGAAGCCACGGAGTCGGCGATCTCTCGGCTGATCACTATGGTCGAGGAGGCACAGGAGAAGCGTGCGCCGACCCAGCAGCTCATCGACCGCTTCGAGCAGCCCTACGTGCTGGGCGTCTTCGCGATGACTGCCGTCGCAATCGCGCTGCCGATCGCACTGTTGAACCACTCGTTCGAGCCGACGTTCTACCGCGCGATGACGCTAATGGTCGCCGCCTCTCCCTGTGCGGTCATCATCTCGACGCCGGCTGCGGTACTCTCCGCGATTTCGGCCGGCGGCCGACAGGGCGTCCTGTTCAAAGGTGGTGAACACATCGAAACGGCAGGAAACGTCGACGCCATCGCGTTCGACAAGACTGGGACGCTGACGGAAGGAAACACGCGGTTGACCGACGTCGGCGCTCGCGGGGACGCCCTGTCTACCGACGGCGGTGCGGTCGGCAGCGATCTGCACGCAGATAGCGCCCTCGAGAACAACTCGTTGGCCGACGATCGACTGCTCGCGATCGCGGCGGCTGTCCAGTCCCGATCGGAACACCACCTCGGCGAGGCAACCGTCGAGGCTGCCCAGGAGCGCTCGCTCGAGGTGCCCGATGCCAGCGACTTCGAGGCGGTCGTCGGCAAGGGCGTCCACGCGACCGTCGAGGGCCAGACGATTCACATCGGGAACCCGCGGTACGTCGAGACCGTCCTCGGCGATCGTCAGATCGACGGCCGCGAGACCGGTCTCGACGCCGTCCACGATCTCGAGGAGAACGGGAAGACGAGCGTCCTCGTCGTCAGCGAGACTGATGAGGGCCTGCGGGTCCTCGGCTGGCTCGCGTTCACCGACACGATCCGCCCCGACGCGACCGAGATGATCGAGCAACTCCGCGAGCGCGGAGTCGAACAGATCGTCATGCTGACGGGCGATAACGTGCGGGTGGCCGAGTACATCGCCGACGAACTCGGGATCGACGAAGTGTACGCGGAGTTACTCCCCGAGGAGAAAGTCGACCACATCGAGGCACTCCAGGAGTGCCACGAAGCCGTCGCGATGGTCGGTGACGGCGTCAACGACGCCCCTGCCCTCGCGACGGCGGATATCAGTGTCGGCATGGGTGGCGCCGGAACCGACGTGGCTCTCGAGACGGCCGATATCGTGCTCATGTCGGATAAACTCGACCGGCTTCCTTACGCGTTCGCGCTCAGTAAGGAGACGCGGCGTACCCTCTACATCAACTTCAGCATCGCGTTCGGCGCCATTGCAATCATGATCGTCGCGATCCTGACTGCGGGGATTCCGCTCCCGGTCGCGGTGGTCGGCCACGAGGGCTCGACCGTCCTCGTCAGCCTGATCGGTCTGCGGTTGCTGCGGTTCGACGACTGA
- a CDS encoding sulfite exporter TauE/SafE family protein — MEIFGLSLALLALFVSFGFMVGVLFGFFGMGGSFLITPTLLLLDYPASVAIGSGLAFYFGTSVIAVLKHYDVGQVDYKLGAILFVVLSIGIELGSRLVFGLEALGIANLVTGVAYVVLLAGIGVLFLRRAYNLEDDDDDGDDDDDANDDEIPAIGQKIQSYTVPPMISLTSGGRASVWTIGGAGGSVGLISGLIGVGGGFIRMPAIYYLIGTPLTAAVGTSLFAGLFSGAFGTFTYGMSGSVDLTVVSLLLVGSALGARIGSAATTMVEEDDVIVYFGLMMLFASGGIALSELANWLGTGALDMLSVFLLVGSSFFVASMILYKVFQSAGSEEPDAQTAPDGGR; from the coding sequence ATGGAGATATTCGGCCTCAGTCTGGCGCTGTTGGCGCTGTTCGTGAGCTTTGGCTTCATGGTCGGGGTGCTGTTCGGCTTTTTCGGGATGGGTGGGTCATTCCTGATCACGCCGACGCTGTTGCTCCTCGACTATCCCGCCTCGGTCGCGATTGGCAGCGGGCTGGCGTTTTACTTCGGGACGTCCGTGATCGCCGTCCTGAAGCACTACGATGTCGGCCAAGTCGACTACAAACTCGGCGCGATCCTGTTCGTCGTCCTTTCGATCGGGATCGAACTCGGGAGTCGGCTCGTCTTCGGCCTCGAGGCGCTCGGCATCGCCAACCTCGTCACGGGCGTCGCCTACGTCGTCCTGCTGGCTGGAATCGGCGTGTTGTTCCTGCGTCGTGCGTACAACCTTGAGGACGATGACGACGATGGCGATGACGATGACGATGCCAACGACGACGAGATTCCGGCGATCGGCCAGAAGATTCAGTCGTATACCGTACCGCCGATGATCTCTCTCACCTCCGGCGGTCGTGCGTCGGTGTGGACGATCGGTGGCGCTGGCGGGAGCGTCGGCCTCATCTCCGGGTTGATCGGTGTCGGCGGCGGATTCATCCGAATGCCCGCGATCTACTATCTGATCGGGACGCCCCTGACCGCCGCGGTCGGCACAAGCCTCTTTGCCGGCCTCTTCTCGGGCGCGTTCGGGACCTTCACCTACGGGATGTCCGGCAGCGTCGACCTCACGGTTGTCTCCTTGCTGCTCGTCGGGAGCGCACTCGGTGCGAGAATCGGCTCGGCGGCGACCACGATGGTCGAGGAGGACGACGTGATCGTCTACTTCGGGCTGATGATGCTGTTCGCCAGCGGCGGGATCGCGCTCAGCGAACTCGCGAACTGGCTGGGGACGGGTGCACTCGACATGCTGAGCGTGTTCCTGCTCGTCGGCTCGTCGTTTTTCGTCGCGTCGATGATCCTCTACAAGGTCTTTCAGTCGGCTGGCAGCGAGGAACCGGACGCACAGACGGCTCCCGATGGAGGTCGTTGA
- a CDS encoding sulfurtransferase TusA family protein has product MSSQYDTTETLDVKGQSCPMPIVKTKQAIDDLEAGDVLEVVATDSGSISDIQGWADGTSGVELLDQVEDGDLYTHYVKKTE; this is encoded by the coding sequence ATGAGTTCCCAATACGACACCACGGAGACGCTCGACGTGAAAGGACAGTCCTGCCCAATGCCCATCGTCAAGACGAAGCAGGCCATCGACGACCTCGAGGCTGGCGATGTCCTGGAAGTGGTCGCAACCGACTCGGGCAGTATAAGCGACATTCAGGGCTGGGCCGACGGCACCAGCGGGGTCGAGCTCCTCGACCAAGTCGAGGACGGCGACCTCTACACCCACTACGTCAAGAAAACGGAATAA
- a CDS encoding MBL fold metallo-hydrolase, which yields MDDMDFPTPDVEIESVTADGLKGRIDAGEEVTLLDARMESDYEEWRIDGEHVESVNVPYFHFLDEEIDDDVLAGIPDDREVTVLCAKGGASEFVAGALKERGYDVNHLEEGMNGWARIYEAVEVERYDGAGTLYQYQRPSSGCLGYLVVDGDEAAVIDPLRAFTDRYLEDSTELGVELTYAIDTHIHADHISGLRNLAEEGVEGVIPAAAVDRGVTYADELTLAEDGDEFPVGDATIETVFTPGHTSGMTSYLIDGELLATGDGLFVESVARPDLEEGDEGAEDAAKQLYESLQERVLSLPDETLIGGAHFSDAAEPAADGTYTAPVGQLVDEMDALTMDEAEFVELILSDMPPRPANYEDIIATNLGQQETGDQEAFELELGPNNCAASQESLAGD from the coding sequence ATGGACGACATGGACTTTCCAACGCCGGATGTCGAGATCGAGTCGGTGACGGCGGACGGGCTGAAAGGACGTATCGACGCGGGCGAGGAGGTCACGCTCCTCGACGCCCGGATGGAGTCGGATTACGAGGAGTGGAGGATCGACGGCGAGCACGTCGAGTCGGTCAACGTCCCGTACTTCCACTTCCTGGACGAGGAGATCGACGACGATGTTCTTGCAGGGATTCCGGACGACCGTGAGGTCACGGTCCTCTGTGCGAAAGGCGGTGCCAGCGAGTTCGTTGCGGGCGCGCTGAAAGAGCGTGGCTACGACGTAAACCACCTCGAGGAGGGGATGAACGGCTGGGCACGCATCTACGAGGCCGTCGAGGTCGAGCGCTACGACGGTGCGGGCACGCTCTATCAGTACCAGCGCCCCTCTTCGGGCTGTCTCGGCTACCTCGTCGTCGACGGCGACGAGGCAGCCGTCATCGACCCCCTGCGTGCGTTCACGGATCGCTATCTCGAGGATTCGACGGAGTTGGGTGTCGAGCTAACGTACGCGATCGACACGCACATCCACGCGGACCACATCTCGGGCCTTCGAAACCTCGCCGAAGAGGGTGTTGAGGGCGTTATCCCCGCAGCCGCCGTCGACCGCGGCGTCACCTACGCCGACGAACTGACACTGGCCGAGGACGGCGACGAGTTCCCGGTCGGCGACGCCACAATCGAGACCGTCTTCACGCCCGGCCACACCTCCGGGATGACCTCGTACCTGATCGACGGCGAACTGCTCGCGACTGGTGATGGGCTGTTCGTCGAGAGCGTCGCTCGCCCCGACCTGGAAGAAGGCGACGAGGGCGCCGAAGACGCTGCCAAACAGCTCTACGAGTCGCTGCAAGAGCGCGTGCTCTCTCTGCCCGACGAGACGCTAATCGGTGGCGCCCACTTCAGCGACGCCGCTGAGCCCGCCGCCGATGGCACCTACACGGCACCAGTCGGCCAACTCGTTGACGAGATGGACGCCCTGACGATGGACGAAGCCGAGTTCGTCGAGTTGATCCTCTCGGATATGCCGCCTCGGCCAGCCAACTACGAGGACATCATCGCGACGAACCTCGGTCAACAGGAGACCGGCGATCAAGAAGCGTTCGAACTCGAGCTCGGCCCGAACAACTGCGCCGCCAGCCAGGAGTCGCTGGCCGGTGACTAA
- a CDS encoding class I SAM-dependent methyltransferase, whose protein sequence is MGFHTFPVERADKLEDPSRYRFCSREELLEMLGLDRGSDAVVADLGSGTGFYSRDVAPFVDTLYGVDVQAAMHERHREEGVTANVELLTTGVDSLPFDDDELDAAFSTMTHHEYATDETMAELARVIRPGGRLVTVDWSATGDGEDGPPVDERFGPDDVSDQLEDAGFTVERVHDRPETLAVVARR, encoded by the coding sequence ATGGGATTCCATACGTTCCCCGTCGAGCGTGCGGACAAACTCGAGGATCCGTCACGATACCGTTTCTGTTCGCGCGAGGAACTGCTCGAGATGTTGGGACTCGACCGCGGGTCCGATGCCGTCGTCGCAGACCTGGGATCGGGAACGGGCTTCTACTCGAGAGATGTCGCCCCGTTCGTCGACACGCTGTACGGCGTCGACGTCCAGGCGGCAATGCACGAGCGCCACCGCGAGGAGGGCGTCACGGCAAACGTTGAACTGCTCACGACCGGTGTCGACTCGCTGCCGTTCGATGACGACGAACTGGACGCTGCGTTCTCGACGATGACCCACCATGAGTATGCCACCGACGAGACGATGGCCGAACTCGCCCGCGTTATCCGGCCAGGCGGCCGCCTCGTCACCGTCGACTGGTCGGCGACGGGAGACGGCGAGGACGGCCCGCCGGTCGACGAACGGTTCGGTCCCGACGACGTCTCGGACCAGCTCGAGGACGCCGGTTTCACCGTCGAGCGCGTTCACGACCGACCGGAGACGCTGGCGGTCGTCGCCCGTCGGTAA
- a CDS encoding YeeE/YedE family protein, whose product MSGNRHPLFMPLIFVGGLIFGFGLGFSHMARPEVVLNFLQFEDFGLLFVMFGAAIVSGIAFAIVPRLRDRAPLTGNAYGRRLKSFDRNVLIGGAIFGVGWGLSGICPGAAYASLGVGNITILWALAGMFVGAYIQGYWRSQRAVSETTPAGAD is encoded by the coding sequence GTGAGCGGAAATCGTCACCCGCTGTTCATGCCACTGATCTTCGTCGGTGGCCTGATCTTCGGCTTCGGGCTCGGTTTCAGTCACATGGCCCGCCCCGAAGTCGTGCTGAACTTCCTCCAGTTCGAGGATTTCGGACTGCTGTTCGTCATGTTCGGCGCGGCGATCGTCTCCGGCATCGCGTTTGCGATCGTCCCGCGACTCCGCGATCGTGCGCCGTTGACGGGCAACGCGTACGGCCGGCGGCTAAAATCGTTTGACCGCAACGTCCTGATCGGCGGCGCGATCTTCGGCGTCGGTTGGGGCCTCTCGGGGATCTGTCCCGGCGCGGCCTACGCCAGCCTCGGCGTCGGTAACATCACGATCCTGTGGGCACTCGCTGGGATGTTCGTCGGAGCCTACATCCAGGGCTACTGGCGCAGCCAACGCGCTGTCTCGGAAACCACGCCCGCAGGCGCTGACTAA
- a CDS encoding cation:proton antiporter domain-containing protein, with protein sequence MLLATVALVLALGVASRVLADRLQIPSVLFLIFAGIAIGPELLGLVSRETFGGGLSAMVGVSVAIILFEGGYHLHLEKLRESPTALARLVTVGAAITWLGTAAAVVVFLETSLEVGLLVGALLIATGPTVIGPILQVVTVRDHVASVLEGEGVINDVTAAILVVVVFEVLIADNGNSVSFLANFFGRLFIGLGIGALVAGIVWFALSRGNLTPKTGPLHARLIVLAGIVVAYGGAETIASETGIAAAAMAGFALGNVDLPHHEEVIDFLDDLSVVVLSFIFVALAALIDFEDIFTLGLAGLAIVVAITLVLRPAVIYLSTTDERFTRNERLFLSAVGPRGIIPASVATLFAVELQALGRPQEAQLLAGTVFLIIFATVVLQAGLARQIANTLEVSPMRTIIVGGGRVGLSLAARLEQDGENVLLIDSDSDAVEKARERGLRVVEGDGTDADVLERAGASEAKTVIATTPDDDVNLLVCQLAKTTFDVETVASRVNQPDNVGAFESLDVRAIDLSMATAWSLENVLERPSLSSWMNELGRTGDVQEIEVTAADLVGKTIAELNADIPDEVIVGLLTHRDGATEVPTGDHELRAGDRVTFLGQTDAVDRAVKRFHPHD encoded by the coding sequence ATGCTCCTCGCTACCGTTGCCCTCGTCCTGGCACTCGGGGTCGCCTCCCGCGTCCTCGCGGACCGACTGCAGATTCCCAGCGTCCTCTTTCTGATCTTCGCCGGAATCGCGATCGGTCCTGAACTCCTCGGACTCGTCTCTCGAGAGACGTTCGGTGGCGGGCTCTCGGCGATGGTCGGCGTCAGCGTCGCCATTATCCTCTTCGAGGGGGGCTACCACCTCCATCTCGAGAAACTCCGGGAGAGTCCGACGGCGCTTGCTCGCCTCGTTACCGTCGGTGCGGCCATCACCTGGCTCGGGACGGCCGCCGCCGTCGTCGTCTTCCTCGAGACTAGCCTCGAGGTCGGCCTGCTGGTCGGTGCGTTGTTGATCGCGACCGGCCCGACCGTGATCGGCCCTATCCTGCAGGTCGTCACCGTCCGCGACCACGTCGCGTCCGTTCTCGAGGGTGAGGGGGTGATCAACGACGTGACTGCGGCGATTCTGGTGGTCGTCGTCTTCGAGGTTCTCATCGCCGACAACGGGAATTCGGTCTCGTTTCTCGCCAACTTCTTCGGACGGCTCTTCATCGGGCTCGGTATCGGTGCGCTCGTCGCTGGGATCGTCTGGTTCGCGCTCAGCCGGGGCAACCTCACGCCGAAAACCGGGCCGTTGCACGCGCGCCTGATCGTTCTCGCGGGGATCGTCGTCGCCTACGGTGGCGCCGAGACGATCGCTAGCGAGACGGGGATCGCCGCCGCCGCGATGGCGGGATTCGCACTCGGCAACGTCGACCTGCCACACCACGAGGAGGTCATCGACTTCCTCGACGACCTTTCGGTGGTTGTCCTCTCCTTTATTTTCGTTGCGCTGGCGGCGCTGATTGACTTCGAAGACATCTTTACGCTCGGGTTGGCCGGACTCGCTATCGTCGTTGCGATCACGCTGGTGCTTCGGCCCGCCGTGATCTACCTCTCGACGACGGATGAACGTTTTACTCGCAACGAGCGGCTCTTTCTCAGCGCCGTCGGCCCACGGGGGATCATCCCCGCCAGCGTCGCGACGCTGTTCGCCGTCGAACTGCAGGCGCTCGGTCGGCCACAGGAAGCCCAGTTGCTCGCTGGCACCGTCTTTCTCATCATTTTCGCGACGGTCGTCCTTCAGGCCGGCCTCGCACGACAGATCGCGAACACCCTCGAGGTTTCACCAATGCGCACTATCATCGTCGGCGGGGGACGGGTCGGCCTTTCCCTCGCCGCACGGCTCGAACAGGACGGAGAGAACGTACTGCTTATCGACAGCGACTCTGACGCGGTCGAGAAGGCCCGCGAACGCGGTCTCCGGGTGGTCGAGGGCGACGGCACCGACGCCGACGTCTTGGAGCGTGCCGGCGCGTCGGAGGCCAAGACGGTTATCGCGACCACGCCCGACGACGACGTCAACCTGCTGGTCTGCCAACTCGCGAAGACGACCTTCGATGTCGAGACGGTCGCATCGCGGGTCAATCAGCCGGACAACGTCGGAGCGTTCGAGTCGCTCGATGTTCGGGCGATCGACCTCTCGATGGCGACCGCGTGGTCGCTCGAGAACGTCTTAGAGCGGCCGTCGCTGTCGTCGTGGATGAACGAACTCGGCCGAACCGGCGACGTTCAGGAGATCGAAGTGACGGCTGCGGACCTCGTTGGGAAGACGATCGCCGAACTCAACGCTGATATTCCCGACGAGGTCATTGTCGGCCTGCTCACTCACCGAGACGGCGCGACGGAAGTCCCAACGGGCGACCACGAACTGCGCGCCGGCGACCGCGTGACCTTTCTCGGCCAGACCGACGCCGTCGACCGCGCCGTCAAGCGGTTCCACCCGCACGACTAA